A genomic stretch from Juglans microcarpa x Juglans regia isolate MS1-56 chromosome 3S, Jm3101_v1.0, whole genome shotgun sequence includes:
- the LOC121258345 gene encoding multiple organellar RNA editing factor 1, mitochondrial isoform X2, which yields MALYSFRLRRTLTSLSTLNRSLYEVSSIPAISTPASQSPLLQGSTFRSSRPFTLLFQSRPFKSTTFVPSSARSTYNSNSTEEIGPDTILFEGCDYNHWLIVMDFPKDPKPTPEQMVQTYEETCAKGLNISLEEAKKKMYACSTTTYSGFQAVMTEEESNKFHGLPGVIFVLPDSYIDPINKEYGGDKYINGTIIPRPPPVQYGRPGRNRDRRYGQGPTSNQQWKPSNDYQMSGDGRNYGAPQNHPPQQNYAPPRQGERGDHIPMNNRNYAPGGTGNYQSGRGDPVPSYQSNYNPGGRGNYSPQEQRDFPQRDQSHYGPPGQGNFAGANRNYGPSQDGSYGRGPGGYQGQETYGPSGQGASSGNGQGYPGHGQGYPGHGEAQRFSQEEQRNWQGEPRTYAPRGPTGNDQGRY from the exons ATGGCGTTGTACTCTTTCCGCCTCCGTCGAACCCTAACCTCTCTCTCCACCCTCAACCGCAGTCTCTATGAAGTTTCTTCAATTCCTGCAATCTCTACTCCCGCTTCACAGTCCCCACTTCTCCAGGGCAGCACTTTCAGGTCATCAAGGCCCTTCACTCTTCTATTTCAATCCCGGCCGTTCAAATCGACGACCTTCGTGCCCTCCTCGGCCCGCTCAACATACAATAGCAACAGCACCGAGGAAATCGGGCCTGATACGATACTGTTCGAAGGTTGCGACTACAACCACTGGCTTATCGTTATGGATTTCCCGAAGGACCCCAAGCCCACACCCGAGCAAATGGTCCAGACCTACGAGGAAACCTGTGCTAAGGGCCTCAACATTag TTTGGAAGAAgcgaaaaagaaaatgtatgcCTGTAGCACAACAACATACTCGGGCTTTCAGGCTGTGATGACGGAAGAAGAGTCCAACAAGTTTCATG GTTTACCTGGAGTTATTTTCGTGCTGCCAGATTCTTACATAGATCCAATAAACAAGGAGTATGGAG GAGATAAATACATTAATGGAACAATTATACCAAGGCCACCCCCAGTTCAGTACGGGAGGCCGGGACGAAACCGTGATCGTAGATATGGACAGGGTCCAACGTCAAACCAGCAATGGAAACCCTCAAATGACTACCAGATGTCAGGAGATGGAAGGAACTATGGTGCTCCACAAAACCATCCACCACAGCAGAATTATGCTCCACCTAGACAAGGAGAAAGAGGCGATCATATACCCATGAACAACAGGAATTATGCCCCAGGAGGAACGGGCAATTACCAGTCAGGGCGGGGAGATCCAGTTCCTTCCTATCAGAGTAATTACAACCCAGGGGGGCGGGGAAATTATTCTCCCCAAGAACAAAGGGACTTCCCCCAACGCGATCAGAGTCATTATGGACCTCCTGGACAGGGGAATTTTGCTGGAGCTAATAGGAACTATGGTCCTTCACAGGATGGATCTTATGGGCGAGGACCAGGTGGATATCAGGGCCAGGAAACATATGGACCTTCTGGGCAGGGTGCAAGTTCTGGCAATGGCCAGGGTTACCCAGGGCATGGCCAGGGTTACCCAGGGCATGGAGAAGCTCAAAGGTTCTCACAAGAGGAGCAGAGAAACTGGCAAGGAGAGCCAAGGACCTATGCACCGAGGGGACCAACTGGAAATGACCAA GGGAGATATTGA
- the LOC121258345 gene encoding multiple organellar RNA editing factor 1, mitochondrial isoform X1: protein MALYSFRLRRTLTSLSTLNRSLYEVSSIPAISTPASQSPLLQGSTFRSSRPFTLLFQSRPFKSTTFVPSSARSTYNSNSTEEIGPDTILFEGCDYNHWLIVMDFPKDPKPTPEQMVQTYEETCAKGLNISLEEAKKKMYACSTTTYSGFQAVMTEEESNKFHGLPGVIFVLPDSYIDPINKEYGGDKYINGTIIPRPPPVQYGRPGRNRDRRYGQGPTSNQQWKPSNDYQMSGDGRNYGAPQNHPPQQNYAPPRQGERGDHIPMNNRNYAPGGTGNYQSGRGDPVPSYQSNYNPGGRGNYSPQEQRDFPQRDQSHYGPPGQGNFAGANRNYGPSQDGSYGRGPGGYQGQETYGPSGQGASSGNGQGYPGHGQGYPGHGEAQRFSQEEQRNWQGEPRTYAPRGPTGNDQFTLWMEMVNVDTNEGSLVEGISNPALVVLLSLVGEGFGSAVR, encoded by the exons ATGGCGTTGTACTCTTTCCGCCTCCGTCGAACCCTAACCTCTCTCTCCACCCTCAACCGCAGTCTCTATGAAGTTTCTTCAATTCCTGCAATCTCTACTCCCGCTTCACAGTCCCCACTTCTCCAGGGCAGCACTTTCAGGTCATCAAGGCCCTTCACTCTTCTATTTCAATCCCGGCCGTTCAAATCGACGACCTTCGTGCCCTCCTCGGCCCGCTCAACATACAATAGCAACAGCACCGAGGAAATCGGGCCTGATACGATACTGTTCGAAGGTTGCGACTACAACCACTGGCTTATCGTTATGGATTTCCCGAAGGACCCCAAGCCCACACCCGAGCAAATGGTCCAGACCTACGAGGAAACCTGTGCTAAGGGCCTCAACATTag TTTGGAAGAAgcgaaaaagaaaatgtatgcCTGTAGCACAACAACATACTCGGGCTTTCAGGCTGTGATGACGGAAGAAGAGTCCAACAAGTTTCATG GTTTACCTGGAGTTATTTTCGTGCTGCCAGATTCTTACATAGATCCAATAAACAAGGAGTATGGAG GAGATAAATACATTAATGGAACAATTATACCAAGGCCACCCCCAGTTCAGTACGGGAGGCCGGGACGAAACCGTGATCGTAGATATGGACAGGGTCCAACGTCAAACCAGCAATGGAAACCCTCAAATGACTACCAGATGTCAGGAGATGGAAGGAACTATGGTGCTCCACAAAACCATCCACCACAGCAGAATTATGCTCCACCTAGACAAGGAGAAAGAGGCGATCATATACCCATGAACAACAGGAATTATGCCCCAGGAGGAACGGGCAATTACCAGTCAGGGCGGGGAGATCCAGTTCCTTCCTATCAGAGTAATTACAACCCAGGGGGGCGGGGAAATTATTCTCCCCAAGAACAAAGGGACTTCCCCCAACGCGATCAGAGTCATTATGGACCTCCTGGACAGGGGAATTTTGCTGGAGCTAATAGGAACTATGGTCCTTCACAGGATGGATCTTATGGGCGAGGACCAGGTGGATATCAGGGCCAGGAAACATATGGACCTTCTGGGCAGGGTGCAAGTTCTGGCAATGGCCAGGGTTACCCAGGGCATGGCCAGGGTTACCCAGGGCATGGAGAAGCTCAAAGGTTCTCACAAGAGGAGCAGAGAAACTGGCAAGGAGAGCCAAGGACCTATGCACCGAGGGGACCAACTGGAAATGACCAA TTCACTTTGTGGATGGAAATGGTAAATGTGGATACCAATGAGGGCAGCCTTGTCGAAGGCATCTCAAATCCTGCTCTCGTTGTTCTCCTCTCCCTTGTTGGAGAGGGTTTTGGCTCAGCTGTGAGGTGA